The region CTGCTGCCAGAATTGAAACTGGTTTGTTGACTATGGACAAAGAAACTGCCAATAAATTTATTATTTCTTTAGAGAGAAATAATGATAATTTTGGTTTTGTAATGAGTCCGTATTTTAAACAAATAAGCGGTTTTATGCAGTTAATTCCTGTGGGTATTACCACCACTATTCGAGGTGCCTTTCCTGTTTGGGAGTACAATCAAATAAATGCTCAAATTTTTGGAATGGATTTTGATATCAACAAGAAAATCACCAATAATTTTCAATATCAAGGTAGTTTAAGTTTGTTACGAGGAAATAATTTGACGGATAATATTCCCCTTATTCACATGCCCTCTGCAAATTTTAACAATCGTATTACGTATAAAAATGATCGGTTAAATCAATTATCAATTAGTTTAAAACAAAGAACTGTATTACAACAAAATCAATTTCCAGATTACAATTTTTACACATTTAACGCAATACTACAAGAAGATGTTTTTGTAGATATTAGCGGAACACCACCTAGTTATTCACTATTTAACCTAAACACTTCTGCTGTTTTCAAAACCTCTGAAAAAGGAAGTTTAAAGGTTGAATTTAATGTAGAAAACGTATTTAATGTTGCCTACAGAGAAAACTTAAATAGGCTTCGCTATTTTGCTGATGAATTAGGTAGAAACTTCAATTTAAAAATAAAAATAAATTATTAAAAACACAAATTATGAAAACTTTAAATACAATTAAATTAGTCGCAATATTATTTATTTCAAGCATCTCAATTTCTAGTTGCTCTGATGATCACGACCATGATGATCATGACCATGAAGAAGAATTAATTACAACAGTTACCTACACTTTAACCAGTGATACTGATATTGTTACCTTAGAATTTAAAGATTTAACGGGTGGAAGTATTGATGATGCAACTTTTAATGTTTCTACACCATTAACTGCAAATACTACATATACAGGGTCAATTCAATTATTAAATGAAACTGAATCTCCGGCAGATAATATTACTGCGGAAGTTGAAGCAGAAGGAGACGAACATGAGTTTTTCTATGCAACTTCATTGAGTGGTTTATCAATTACTAAAAGTGATGCTGATGTAAATGGAAATCCAATAGGAATAGAAACCATAGTAACCACAGGCAATGCTGGTTCAGGAACTTTAACCATTATTTTAAAGCACGAACCAACAAAACCTAATAATGGCTCTTCTGCAGACGCAGGCGGAAGCACAGATGCTGAAGTAACTTTTAACATTACAGTGCAATAAACAAGTTTTTTATTCTACTAAAAAGCAGCTATTTCTTTAGCTGCTTTTTTATTTTTATAAACTGAATAATTCTTATTACATTTCAAACAAAATTTTTAAATATGTCTAAAGAACTTCTTTTAAATGATATAATTCTTGGTTACAGAAATTTAATTGCAGAAAGGTATGAATACAAAGATTTAAAAGAAAAATATGATTTTCCAAAAACTATCAATGAAAAAGTAGTAAATGATATAAAAACTTATTTTTTAACGTATATCTATCCTAATTTAGAAAAAAGAGCTGAATTAGATGAGGCATTTAGCACTTTAGACGACTTTATAAAAAACCCTCAAAAGTTATTAAATTTAGTATTAGAATCCTTAAAATTACTTTTTACCCATGGCAGGCATCTTCCCAAAATATTTAATGCGGGTTTAAAAGCGATGAAATCTTTTAGAGGAGCCACAAAATTTGAAAATGCTATTGTACTAATAGCCGCTCAAGAAAATAGCACGCCCCCTTTTACAACCAAAAAAATAAGTAAATTAATTCAACTTTTGCCTTACCACGAAATTGAAGAATTTATGAAAAACACTGAAAATTTTTTCAATATTATTTATGATAAAGAATTGGTTGAGAAGATTAAAGAAATCATTTGCTTTTTAATTTTAAAAATGAAGAAGAAACCTAAAATATTCTCTAAAAAAGAAATTATAGGTTTAACTTTAGCTTTAGAAACTATTTCTAAAGGAGAAGAACTGCTGAATACGTTAACTCAAAAAGATCAAGAAATTTTAATTGCCTTTGTTTTGCAAATAGAAAAAGATTATTTGCAAGAAATATTTTCAAAATAAGCTACTGTACATATTTAGTTTTTTTGATACTGCTCAATGATATAAAAGCACCTAAAAAGAAAATACCTAAAGCTAAAACACTCGTTTGAATTGTAAAAAAAGAAGTTAACAGTCCAAAGGTCACCATTCCTACAACCAAAGCTATTTTTTCTGTAACATCAAAAAAACTAAAATAAGATGCATGGTCTTTTGTTTTAGGTAATAATTTTGAATACGTAGACCTTGCTAAAGATTGAATAGCGCCCATGACCAAGCCAATTAAAGCCCCTAAAACGTAAAAATAAATATCTATGTTAGGAGTATCTTTGGTTAAATTAAAACCAATAAAACAAACCAAACCCCATATTACAATGGCTATTTTTAAAGTTTTAATATTCCCTATTTTGTTAGAAAGTCTTGAAAAAAGAAAAGCTCCCAAAATACCTACAAACTGAACTAATAAAATAGTTCCTAATAGATTTAAAGTAGGCAAGCCAAGTATTGTTCCGAAAATACCCGCCATTAAAATAATCGTCTGAACACCAATACTCAAAAGAAAAAAAGAAATCAAAAATATTTTAAGTTCTTTGTAAGCAAATAATTCATTGGCTACTTTTTTAATTTCTCTAAGACCTTTGATAAAATAATTGTCTTTTGGTAGCGATACTTTTTCTGTGTTTGGCAATTTTGCGTAGGTAATTTGGGCAAAACCCAACCACCAAATACCAACTAAAACAAAAGAAAGCTGAGAGCCAAATTGTTTGTCAAAAAAACCAAAAACTTCAGTTTCTATAAGCACCAAACAAATAAGCAGTAAAATTATAGAGCCTGAATACCCCATCATAAATCCTTTTGCACTCACATTATCTTGCTGTCCTGGATGTGCAATTTCTGGTAAATATGCATTGTAAAAAACAATACTCCCCCAAAACCCGATACTGGCTAAAATTGTAAATAAAATACCGACCCAAAGCGTTTCTTTACCTGTAAAAAAGAATAAACACATGACAGAGATAGACCCTAAGAGGCAAAAACCTTTTAAAAATTTCTTTTTGTTACCAGCATAATCTGCAATACCAGATAACATTGGGGACATTAAGGAAACCACTAAAAATGAAAAAGCTAAAGCATAATTATACAAAGAAGTAGAATTCCATAATAATCCTAAAAATTCTATTTTATTATCAGCATTTGCGAACCCTTCTGAAGTTGTTAAACCGGCATAATATATAGGAAAAACAGCAGTACTAATCACTAAAGAATACACAGAGTTTGCCCAATCATAAAAAGCCCAAGCATTTATCAATTTTTTGTCTCCAATTTTTAACATATATCTATTTTATAAAAAAGCCATTCAAAATTATTTTTTTGAACGGCTAAATATATGAAAACTTATGTTAGGTCTAGTTTTTCATTTACAAATTTCCTTTTGCGTTATATGTTGCTGCATATTTTTTAGCAGTTGGCAAATAATTTTTTAAATCTTGAATTCTAGATTCATTCGAAGGGTGTGTACTTAAAATTTCTGGTTGAGAACCACCTTTAGAGGTTTGACTCATTCTTACCCAAACTTCTGCAGCTTCTCTTCCGTCATAACCTGCCATAAGCATAAAAACAAGTCCTAGTCTATCCGCCTCTTGTTCATGAACTCTGCTAAATTTTAAAACTCCTAAACCAGAAGTAACACCAAAAGCTGTGTTCCAAATTTGCTGGGTCTTTGTACTTTCTCCAGAAGTACCTAAAGCAACAGCCAAACCACCAATTTGCTGCAGTTGTCCTTGAGACATTCTTTCTTGTCCGTGTTTTGCAAACGCATGAGCTACTTCATGCCCCATAACGGCGGCAACTCCGTTTACATTGGCACAAATAGGCATGATACCTGTATAAAAAACAACCTTACCTCCAGGCAAACACCAAGCATTTACTGTTTTATCCTCTATCAAATTAAACTCCCATTTATAAGCATCTGCTTCCGCTTGCATATTATTTGCGCGCATAAAACGATCTACTGCCGCTGCTATATTTTTACCAACTTCCTTTACCTGATTGGTCATTTCTCTATTCGTCGAAAGCTTGTTTTCTTTCAAAAAGCCCTGGTATTGCGCAAAACTTGCTGGCAAAACTTGAGCATCACTTACAAAATTAACACGTTTTCTTCCTGTAATTGGCACTGTACTGCATTCAGAAAAAAGAAAAACGGCTACTACTAAAACTATAATTTTTTTCATTTTTTTTAACTTTTTGATTCTCATTGTAAGACACTAAACCTGTAATTTAGTCACTTACTAAATGGAATATTAATTGCTATAAAATTACATATTCTATGGGTACCAAAAAAATAATTCTCATTAATGCTATTTTTCTCTAAACGCAAGATTTTACCCCCAAGTATACGGATTCCAAAGACGGTTAAATGGGTGTTTAAAATAATCTATTTAATTTCAGAAAGGTTCGCTTTATATCTTGCAGCAAAACTATTCACAACACCTATTGATTATAAAACTCCCAAAAGAGAATTAGGAATGGAAGATGCTTCTCAAAAAAAGTTGCATCATGTTGCATCCATCAAAAAAGATATTCATGTTTTGTCTTATGGATTTTCAGATAAAAAAGTTTTGTTAGTTCATGGCTGGGCAGGCAGAAGCACTCAACTTTTTATGATTGCCAATACTCTTTTAGAAAATGGGTTTATGGTCATTTCTTTTGATGCGCCTGCTCACGGAAAATCAACAGGAAAAACAACGAACTTATTAGAATATATAGAAACCATTAAAAGTATTTGTAAAGAATATGGCCCTTTTGAAGCTGCTGTTGGTCATTCTTTTGGTGCAATGGCAATTATGAACGCCCAAGCAAATTTAGTGCTTTTTAAATGTCTGGTAACCATAGGTTCTGGAGATAAAGTTGCCGATATTTTACTTAATTTTGCGAATAATTTAGGGTTAGATGCTATTTTTGGACAAAAATTAATTGATTCTTTAGAAAAGAAATGGAATATAAATCTAATGTATTATGACACTAATGAAGTTGCTAAAAAAGTAAAAATACCCGTTTTGGTAATTCATGATACCAAAGATGGAGATGTTTTTGTAAGTTGTGCTCTAAATATTCGTCAACATTTAGAGAATGGAAAACTAGATATTACCACTGGCTTAGGACATACAAAAATTCTTCGGGATAAAAATACAACCCAAAAAATAGTTCACTTTATAAAACAAAACACATGAAAAAAATAGCAAGTATTTTAATTTTAGTACTAATGATTAGCTGCGCAGGAAACGCACAAGATACATCAAAAGAAAAAAAAACCTATAAAATTGTAAAAACAGAGGCTGAATGGAAAAAATTACTTTCTCCTTTGCAGTATACTGTTTTGCGTGAAGCAGGAACAGAAAGACCTTTTTCAAGTGAGTTTAATAATAACAAGAAAAAAGGAACTTTTGTTTGTGCCGCTTGTGAAACCCCTTTATATAAATCTGAACATAAATATGATTCAGGTTCTGGATGGCCTTCATTTGATAGAGCTATAAAAGAAAATGTAGCATTAGATGTAGATTATAAAATTGGCTATGCAAGAACGGAGTTAAAATGCAATACTTGTGGTGGTCATTTAGGTCACTCTTTTGATGATGGTCCTAAAAAAACGACCGGAAAACGTCATTGTATTAATGGAGCTGCAATGAAATTTGTGGAGGATAAATAAATTAGCGGATCTCCTTTAAAAGAGTATCTTTAAAAATTTAAAACGATTTTAAAGATGAAAAAGATGAAATTTCCGAGTGCACAAACGGTTTTACTGATAATAGCTACTTTTGTTTCCGTTTTAACTTGGTGCATCCCCTCTGGGCAATATGAAAGATTAGCCTATAATGAAGAAAATAACTCTTTTTTAAAAACAGATAAAGAGCATTCTGTTGTTTTAGAGGCTACGCAAAAAACATTAGACGATTTACAGGTTAATATTCCTTTAGAAAAATTTACTTCTGGCGCTATTTACAAAGCTATCAGTATTCCTGGAACGTATCAAAAATTAGAAGCGAAGCCACAAGGAGTTATTGAACTAATTTTATCGCCTTTAAAAGGAATTATAGCAGTTGCTGATATTATTATTCTCGTTTTATTTATTGGAGGACTCGTTGCTATTGTAAATTTCACAGGTGCTTTTGAAGCAGGAATTACCAGACTTTCTAAACTTTTAGAGGGTAAAGAATATATTCTAATTATTGCGGTAACTTCTTTAATTGCATTAGGTGGCACTTCTTTTGGTTTGGGAGAAGAGACGATTGCCTTCTACCCTATTTTAGTTCCTATTTTTATCGCTGCAAAATATGATGCGCTCGTTGCTTTAGCCTCTATATATGTGGGTACTAGTATCGGTACAATGATATCTACAACAAATCCGTTTAGCACCATAATTGCTTCTAATTCTGCGGGTATTAGTTGGACAACAGGAATTGAAGGAAGAATTATAATGCTGTTCATAAGTTTAATTATTTGTATTTTATATATTATAAGATATGCACAAAAGGTAAAAAAAGATCCTTCAAAATCTATTATTTTTGATCAGAAAGAAAGTATCGAGAAAATATTTACCTTTCAAGAATCATCAGAAACCATCCATTTTAATTTTCGTTTAAAATTAGTGCTTTTTATTTTTGCTTTATGCTTTGTTGTCATGGTTTATGGGGTGATTAGTTTAGATTGGTGGTTCTTAGAAATGACAGGAGTTTTCTTTGTGGGTGCAGTTCTCATAGGATTTTTATGTAGAATAAATGAAACTATCTTTGTAAATACATTTATAAAAGGAGCTAGTGAATTGTTAAGTGTTGCTTTTATTATTGGATTAGCAAGAGGAGTTACTATTTTAATGGAAGATGGTTTAATTAGCGATACATTATTATATTATGCGAGTTCATTTACAGACGGCATGAATAAAGGGCTGTTTATAAACGCTATCATGTTTGTTTATAGCGGATTAGCATTTTTTATTCCTTCATCATCAGGAATGGCAGTTTTAACAATGCCCATTATGTCTCCTTTAGCAGATACGGTCTCTTTAGGTAGAGAACATATCGTAAATGCTTATCTTTTAGGCATCGGTTTATTCAACTTTATAAACCCAACAGGATTGGTTCTAGCTTCTCTTGCAATGATAAAAGTAGGATACGATAAATGGTTGAAATTTATAATTCCTTTAGTGCTAATTTTAATAGGAACATCGATGATTTTCTTGACAATTTCAGTTTATTTATAAGTATTCATTTATCGGTATCCAACGAAAAAAGTAGTTTCAAATTGATAAGCAATCATTTGCAAGTCTAATGAGTATAAAACCTTGTCAAAATCTTACTTTTTTATTTTTTTATTCTAGTTTTTATTCATTTCCTCAACTTTTTCATCAGTATATTTTTAAATAGAGATTAAATCTTTAAAAAGCGAACTCTAATTTTTAT is a window of Polaribacter litorisediminis DNA encoding:
- a CDS encoding type 1 periplasmic binding fold superfamily protein, translated to MKTLNTIKLVAILFISSISISSCSDDHDHDDHDHEEELITTVTYTLTSDTDIVTLEFKDLTGGSIDDATFNVSTPLTANTTYTGSIQLLNETESPADNITAEVEAEGDEHEFFYATSLSGLSITKSDADVNGNPIGIETIVTTGNAGSGTLTIILKHEPTKPNNGSSADAGGSTDAEVTFNITVQ
- a CDS encoding MFS transporter → MLKIGDKKLINAWAFYDWANSVYSLVISTAVFPIYYAGLTTSEGFANADNKIEFLGLLWNSTSLYNYALAFSFLVVSLMSPMLSGIADYAGNKKKFLKGFCLLGSISVMCLFFFTGKETLWVGILFTILASIGFWGSIVFYNAYLPEIAHPGQQDNVSAKGFMMGYSGSIILLLICLVLIETEVFGFFDKQFGSQLSFVLVGIWWLGFAQITYAKLPNTEKVSLPKDNYFIKGLREIKKVANELFAYKELKIFLISFFLLSIGVQTIILMAGIFGTILGLPTLNLLGTILLVQFVGILGAFLFSRLSNKIGNIKTLKIAIVIWGLVCFIGFNLTKDTPNIDIYFYVLGALIGLVMGAIQSLARSTYSKLLPKTKDHASYFSFFDVTEKIALVVGMVTFGLLTSFFTIQTSVLALGIFFLGAFISLSSIKKTKYVQ
- a CDS encoding M48 family metallopeptidase, which translates into the protein MKKIIVLVVAVFLFSECSTVPITGRKRVNFVSDAQVLPASFAQYQGFLKENKLSTNREMTNQVKEVGKNIAAAVDRFMRANNMQAEADAYKWEFNLIEDKTVNAWCLPGGKVVFYTGIMPICANVNGVAAVMGHEVAHAFAKHGQERMSQGQLQQIGGLAVALGTSGESTKTQQIWNTAFGVTSGLGVLKFSRVHEQEADRLGLVFMLMAGYDGREAAEVWVRMSQTSKGGSQPEILSTHPSNESRIQDLKNYLPTAKKYAATYNAKGNL
- a CDS encoding alpha/beta fold hydrolase, producing MFKIIYLISERFALYLAAKLFTTPIDYKTPKRELGMEDASQKKLHHVASIKKDIHVLSYGFSDKKVLLVHGWAGRSTQLFMIANTLLENGFMVISFDAPAHGKSTGKTTNLLEYIETIKSICKEYGPFEAAVGHSFGAMAIMNAQANLVLFKCLVTIGSGDKVADILLNFANNLGLDAIFGQKLIDSLEKKWNINLMYYDTNEVAKKVKIPVLVIHDTKDGDVFVSCALNIRQHLENGKLDITTGLGHTKILRDKNTTQKIVHFIKQNT
- the msrB gene encoding peptide-methionine (R)-S-oxide reductase MsrB; translated protein: MKKIASILILVLMISCAGNAQDTSKEKKTYKIVKTEAEWKKLLSPLQYTVLREAGTERPFSSEFNNNKKKGTFVCAACETPLYKSEHKYDSGSGWPSFDRAIKENVALDVDYKIGYARTELKCNTCGGHLGHSFDDGPKKTTGKRHCINGAAMKFVEDK
- a CDS encoding YfcC family protein, yielding MKKMKFPSAQTVLLIIATFVSVLTWCIPSGQYERLAYNEENNSFLKTDKEHSVVLEATQKTLDDLQVNIPLEKFTSGAIYKAISIPGTYQKLEAKPQGVIELILSPLKGIIAVADIIILVLFIGGLVAIVNFTGAFEAGITRLSKLLEGKEYILIIAVTSLIALGGTSFGLGEETIAFYPILVPIFIAAKYDALVALASIYVGTSIGTMISTTNPFSTIIASNSAGISWTTGIEGRIIMLFISLIICILYIIRYAQKVKKDPSKSIIFDQKESIEKIFTFQESSETIHFNFRLKLVLFIFALCFVVMVYGVISLDWWFLEMTGVFFVGAVLIGFLCRINETIFVNTFIKGASELLSVAFIIGLARGVTILMEDGLISDTLLYYASSFTDGMNKGLFINAIMFVYSGLAFFIPSSSGMAVLTMPIMSPLADTVSLGREHIVNAYLLGIGLFNFINPTGLVLASLAMIKVGYDKWLKFIIPLVLILIGTSMIFLTISVYL